In the Kribbella sp. NBC_00482 genome, one interval contains:
- a CDS encoding ABC transporter permease, giving the protein MRWAFLARRLGFYLAAAAAAIGLNFLLPRLMPGDPSSAIVEELERVSGQQVPAETLMSIRAIFGNPHANLAEQFGDYLRQLSHGDLGVSVVNFPVPVADLVWQALPWTLLLVGTTTVTAFAIGTLLGVVAGWKAGSRLDAILTPFTTFLSSVPYFWVALLALWVFGFVLGWTPLSGGYDADLPQGFTLAYAGSVLHHGVLPAATIVFSAFGGWLLGMRNMTVTTVREDYVLLAQAKGLSPRRVMFRYAARNAMLPSFTGFAMALGGVVGGALLTEIVFSYPGIGYLLYEALQKRDYPMMQGVFLLITLAVLLANLVADLAYVLLDPRIRARG; this is encoded by the coding sequence ATGCGGTGGGCGTTCCTGGCCCGGCGGCTGGGGTTCTACCTGGCCGCCGCGGCCGCCGCGATCGGCCTCAACTTCCTGCTGCCCCGGCTGATGCCCGGTGATCCGTCGTCGGCGATCGTCGAGGAACTGGAACGCGTCAGCGGCCAGCAGGTGCCGGCCGAGACGCTGATGTCGATCCGCGCGATCTTCGGCAACCCGCACGCCAACCTGGCCGAGCAGTTCGGCGACTACCTCCGCCAGTTGTCGCACGGCGATCTCGGCGTCTCCGTGGTCAACTTCCCGGTCCCGGTCGCCGACCTGGTCTGGCAGGCCCTGCCATGGACCCTGCTGCTCGTCGGTACGACGACGGTCACCGCGTTCGCGATCGGCACCCTGCTCGGCGTCGTCGCGGGCTGGAAGGCGGGCAGCCGTCTCGACGCGATCCTCACGCCGTTCACAACCTTCCTGAGCAGCGTTCCGTACTTCTGGGTCGCACTCCTCGCGCTCTGGGTGTTCGGCTTCGTCCTCGGCTGGACCCCACTGTCCGGCGGGTACGACGCCGACCTGCCGCAGGGCTTCACCCTCGCATACGCCGGTAGCGTGCTCCACCACGGTGTGTTGCCAGCAGCAACGATCGTGTTCTCGGCCTTCGGCGGCTGGCTGCTCGGGATGCGGAACATGACCGTCACCACTGTCCGCGAGGACTACGTATTGCTGGCCCAGGCGAAAGGCCTGTCGCCGAGGAGGGTGATGTTCAGGTACGCCGCCCGGAACGCGATGCTGCCGAGCTTCACCGGGTTCGCGATGGCTCTCGGCGGTGTCGTGGGCGGCGCGCTGCTCACGGAGATCGTGTTCAGCTATCCCGGCATCGGCTATCTGCTCTACGAGGCTCTCCAGAAACGGGACTACCCGATGATGCAAGGCGTCTTCCTGCTGATCACGCTCGCGGTCCTGCTCGCGAACCTGGTCGCCGATCTGGCGTACGTCCTGCTCGATCCACGCATTCGGGCACGGGGGTGA
- a CDS encoding ABC transporter substrate-binding protein — protein MRSRWRVLLVVGAVVLAGCSGPASTPAGGGGAAGAAVVYGKTDGGTTFVRNYNVMGPATDKAPNMELVYEPLMRVDYGDGGTVKPWLAQSWVFADQGKSLTIKLRDDATWSDGQKFTADDVVYSLGLPIEKPDFSIAGVTYKSVTKVDATTVKVVFAEPSYATLNQFANILLPMVPKHIWSSQNLNTWTNPDPIGTGPFTVKEFKPQQITLQARSDYWGGKLPMTTYKIIPTSADALKAQLLKGDIDWASASWPNGEKEYVAKDPDKHLYQLYSNGGAMSVLFNTAKAPFDDVHVRRALALTIDRTAVVTTLQRPGTEAGPTGLSEQLFADWLDPAYKGKVQKVDATAAKAELAKGGWTVENGALVKDGKRYQPSILFNADWGWGNYADILINTWKQTLGLQVKGAGQPSAGYYDKQNLGQFDLAAASTGGSGVYGVYRFLSSQYLTPVGKSATLNQGRWNDPQTDAIVAAMQRTDNVDQLKALGRQLQKIVVDKTPFSPIYNNFYFVDINATRWTGWPTPDNFDHIPFVGMGPDTILTMLKLQRRGS, from the coding sequence ATGCGCAGTCGGTGGCGGGTCTTGTTAGTGGTTGGTGCGGTGGTGCTGGCTGGGTGTTCGGGGCCCGCTAGCACGCCGGCCGGTGGTGGAGGTGCGGCGGGTGCGGCGGTCGTTTACGGGAAGACCGACGGCGGTACGACGTTCGTCCGCAACTACAACGTGATGGGGCCGGCGACGGACAAGGCGCCGAACATGGAGCTTGTCTACGAGCCGCTGATGCGGGTCGACTACGGCGACGGCGGCACCGTCAAGCCGTGGCTCGCGCAGAGTTGGGTGTTCGCGGACCAGGGCAAGTCGCTGACGATCAAGCTCCGCGACGATGCCACCTGGTCGGACGGGCAGAAGTTCACCGCAGACGATGTCGTCTACTCGCTCGGTCTCCCGATCGAGAAGCCGGACTTCAGCATCGCGGGCGTCACCTACAAGTCGGTCACGAAGGTCGACGCCACCACGGTGAAGGTCGTCTTCGCCGAGCCGTCGTACGCGACCCTGAACCAGTTCGCGAACATCCTGCTCCCGATGGTCCCCAAGCACATCTGGTCGAGCCAGAACCTCAACACCTGGACGAACCCGGATCCGATCGGCACCGGCCCGTTCACGGTGAAGGAGTTCAAGCCGCAGCAGATCACCCTGCAGGCCCGCTCTGACTACTGGGGCGGCAAGCTCCCGATGACGACGTACAAGATCATCCCGACCAGCGCCGACGCGCTGAAAGCTCAACTCCTGAAGGGCGATATCGACTGGGCGTCGGCGAGCTGGCCGAACGGCGAGAAGGAGTACGTCGCCAAGGACCCGGACAAGCACCTCTACCAGCTCTACTCCAACGGCGGCGCGATGTCCGTGCTCTTCAATACCGCGAAGGCACCCTTCGACGACGTCCATGTACGTCGTGCGCTCGCCCTCACCATCGACCGGACAGCGGTCGTCACCACGCTGCAGCGCCCCGGAACCGAGGCGGGACCGACCGGTCTTTCCGAGCAGTTGTTCGCCGACTGGCTCGACCCGGCGTACAAGGGCAAGGTCCAGAAGGTCGACGCGACCGCGGCGAAGGCCGAGCTGGCCAAGGGCGGCTGGACGGTCGAGAACGGCGCGCTGGTGAAGGACGGCAAACGGTACCAGCCGAGCATCCTGTTCAACGCCGACTGGGGCTGGGGCAACTACGCCGACATCCTGATCAACACCTGGAAGCAGACGCTCGGCCTGCAGGTGAAGGGCGCCGGCCAGCCGAGCGCCGGGTACTACGACAAGCAGAACCTGGGCCAGTTCGACCTGGCCGCCGCGTCCACCGGCGGCTCCGGGGTGTACGGCGTCTACCGCTTCCTCAGCAGCCAGTACCTGACCCCCGTCGGCAAGTCGGCCACCCTGAATCAGGGCCGCTGGAACGACCCGCAGACCGACGCGATCGTCGCCGCGATGCAGCGCACCGACAACGTCGACCAACTGAAGGCGCTCGGTCGGCAGCTGCAGAAGATCGTCGTCGACAAGACCCCGTTCAGCCCGATCTACAACAACTTCTACTTCGTCGACATCAACGCGACCCGCTGGACCGGCTGGCCGACGCCGGACAACTTCGACCACATCCCGTTCGTCGGGATGGGGCCGGACACCATCCTGACCATGCTGAAGCTTCAGCGCCGAGGGAGCTGA
- a CDS encoding ABC transporter ATP-binding protein: MSVLTVEGLTVDYVTGDRPVRACDDVSFELRQGEILGVAGESGSGKSTLITALTRLQRPPAVTTSGRIEFHGTDLVPLRPEQLRKLRWTSLAIVLQSAMDALNPVMRVGAQFVDVLRSHDKSLSKADAWARAAELLGMVGISADRVRAYPHELSGGMRQRASIALALACGPELVVMDEPTTAVDVVMQRQILAQVLRLRRELGFAVVFVTHDLSLLLELADRIAIMYGGRIVEIGTAESLYTKPRHPYTRGLRDSFPPLRSELRKLTGIPGSPPDLRNPPPGCPFHPRCADRFDGCDEQRPELLTIEDHAVACRLYPSGEDQA; the protein is encoded by the coding sequence ATGAGCGTGCTGACAGTGGAAGGCCTGACCGTCGACTACGTGACGGGTGATCGGCCGGTGCGGGCGTGTGACGACGTGTCGTTCGAGTTGCGGCAGGGCGAGATCCTCGGCGTGGCTGGGGAGTCGGGGTCGGGGAAGTCGACGCTGATCACCGCGCTTACCCGTCTGCAGCGTCCGCCGGCGGTCACAACGTCGGGCCGTATCGAATTCCACGGCACCGACCTGGTTCCGTTGCGTCCTGAACAGCTCCGGAAGTTGCGGTGGACCTCGCTGGCGATCGTTCTGCAGAGTGCGATGGACGCCCTCAACCCGGTGATGCGGGTCGGCGCGCAGTTCGTCGATGTACTGCGCTCGCATGACAAGAGCCTGAGCAAGGCCGACGCCTGGGCGCGCGCTGCTGAGCTGCTCGGGATGGTCGGGATCTCGGCCGACCGCGTCCGCGCGTACCCGCACGAACTGTCCGGCGGCATGCGCCAACGCGCCAGCATCGCGCTCGCCCTGGCCTGCGGTCCCGAGCTCGTGGTGATGGACGAGCCGACGACGGCCGTCGACGTGGTGATGCAACGCCAGATCCTGGCGCAGGTACTGCGGCTCCGACGTGAGCTGGGGTTCGCGGTCGTCTTCGTCACGCACGACCTGTCGCTGCTGCTGGAGCTCGCCGACCGGATCGCGATCATGTACGGCGGACGCATCGTCGAGATCGGCACCGCCGAGTCCCTCTACACGAAGCCCCGGCACCCGTACACCCGCGGTCTCCGCGACTCGTTCCCGCCGCTCCGCTCGGAACTTCGCAAGCTGACCGGCATCCCCGGAAGCCCGCCGGACCTGCGCAACCCACCGCCGGGCTGCCCGTTCCACCCCCGCTGCGCCGACCGCTTCGACGGTTGCGACGAGCAACGACCAGAACTCCTGACGATCGAGGATCATGCCGTGGCCTGTCGCCTGTACCCGTCAGGAGAGGATCAAGCATGA
- a CDS encoding ABC transporter permease, whose translation MLKSWKVRFGLAVLGFFVLLAIFGPLLPLDPRANDIGAISQPPSTHHLFGTTQFGQDVLAQTIAGARGSMLVGILAAAIGTLIAILVGVPAGYFGGAIDNGLNFLTNLFLVMPVLPLILIVAGYVQGTGPFVIALIIGLFGWSGGARTLRAQSLSLSSRDFVLAMRMVGEPHRRLIFFEVLPHLTGWISAMFLHGMIGGVMAEAGLAFLGITDSGSISWGTMIQAAQQQSAVLRGFWWWFVPPGLCIALIGTAATLVNFGVDEVSNPKLRMARRSVVVRTRKVAEA comes from the coding sequence ATGCTCAAGAGCTGGAAGGTCCGCTTCGGCCTGGCCGTGCTGGGCTTCTTCGTGCTGCTCGCGATCTTCGGTCCACTGCTGCCACTAGACCCGCGCGCGAACGACATCGGCGCGATCTCGCAGCCGCCGAGCACGCATCATCTTTTCGGCACCACCCAGTTCGGTCAGGACGTCCTCGCGCAGACCATCGCCGGCGCCCGCGGCTCGATGCTGGTCGGGATCCTGGCGGCCGCGATCGGCACGCTGATCGCGATCCTGGTCGGCGTACCGGCCGGGTACTTCGGTGGCGCGATCGACAACGGCCTGAACTTCCTCACGAACCTGTTCCTGGTGATGCCGGTCCTCCCGCTGATCCTGATCGTGGCGGGCTACGTGCAAGGCACCGGCCCGTTCGTGATCGCGTTGATCATCGGCCTGTTCGGCTGGTCCGGAGGCGCGCGGACGCTCCGGGCGCAGTCACTCAGTCTGAGCAGTCGTGACTTCGTGCTGGCGATGCGGATGGTCGGGGAACCGCACCGCCGGCTGATCTTCTTCGAGGTCCTGCCGCACCTGACCGGGTGGATCTCGGCGATGTTCCTGCACGGCATGATCGGCGGCGTGATGGCGGAGGCCGGTCTCGCGTTCCTCGGCATCACCGACTCCGGGTCGATCAGTTGGGGCACGATGATCCAGGCCGCGCAGCAGCAGAGCGCCGTACTGCGAGGGTTCTGGTGGTGGTTCGTGCCGCCGGGGTTGTGTATCGCGCTGATCGGTACGGCGGCGACGCTGGTGAACTTCGGCGTCGACGAGGTGTCGAATCCGAAGTTGCGCATGGCCCGCCGCTCGGTCGTCGTACGCACCCGGAAGGTGGCCGAGGCATGA
- a CDS encoding ABC transporter ATP-binding protein yields MSQPVLEARGVSKHFAAGRSTVRAVEDATLALLPGRIVALVGESGSGKTTLARLLARFYSPTSGEIRLHGEAVKGKSREYYRDVQLIFQDPFGSLNPLHRVRYNLERAVKLHHAVRDKADLEQRVVELLERVSLTPAEQYIDKFPHELSGGQRQRVVIARALAVEPKVLLGDEPISMLDVSIRLEMLNLLDRLRVEDGLALLYITHDIASARYLCDDIVVMYAGQMIEGGPKEDVIANPLHPYTQLLIDSSPDPERSDRNNLFDAEDLGEPPSLIDPPKGCRFHPRCPVAMDVCRTEAPPRTELPNGRWTHCWLQEKK; encoded by the coding sequence ATGAGCCAACCCGTTCTCGAGGCCCGTGGGGTCTCGAAGCATTTTGCCGCCGGGCGGTCGACGGTGCGCGCGGTAGAGGATGCGACGCTGGCGCTGCTGCCGGGCCGGATCGTGGCGCTGGTCGGGGAGAGCGGTAGTGGCAAGACCACGCTGGCGCGGTTGCTCGCGCGGTTCTACTCGCCGACGTCCGGTGAGATCCGGCTGCACGGCGAGGCGGTGAAGGGCAAGTCGCGCGAGTACTACCGCGACGTACAGCTGATCTTCCAGGACCCGTTCGGGTCGCTGAACCCGCTGCATCGGGTGCGGTACAACCTGGAGCGGGCGGTGAAGCTGCATCACGCCGTACGCGACAAGGCCGACCTCGAGCAGCGGGTTGTGGAGCTGCTGGAGCGGGTCAGTCTGACGCCGGCGGAGCAGTACATCGACAAGTTCCCGCACGAGTTGTCCGGTGGGCAGCGCCAGCGGGTGGTGATCGCGCGGGCCTTGGCGGTCGAGCCGAAGGTGCTGCTCGGCGACGAGCCGATCTCGATGCTGGACGTGTCGATCCGGCTCGAGATGCTCAACCTGCTCGACCGGCTGCGGGTCGAGGACGGTCTCGCGCTGCTCTACATCACGCACGACATCGCGAGCGCACGGTATCTGTGCGACGACATCGTCGTGATGTACGCCGGCCAGATGATCGAAGGCGGCCCGAAGGAGGACGTGATCGCGAATCCGCTGCACCCGTACACGCAGCTGCTGATCGACTCGTCCCCGGATCCCGAGCGCAGTGACCGGAACAACCTCTTCGACGCCGAGGATCTCGGCGAGCCACCGAGCCTGATCGACCCACCAAAGGGTTGCCGGTTCCACCCGCGCTGCCCGGTCGCGATGGACGTCTGCCGCACCGAGGCGCCACCCCGGACCGAACTCCCGAACGGTCGATGGACCCAC
- a CDS encoding methyltransferase domain-containing protein produces MQLVLVRTVTGLERLAAEELAVAGHRVVEVGKRQVVVEPASESITESPPQLADDLFVVYGVTPDPGRAKAGVGAAVRASVQQAPVDPGAFAVSASFQGTRNFNRYDVEDLVGERLARLTGGRYYSRRHGVAPPDERSEWRVVLDGKTLWVGLRPYGAPLHRRTWRQQTVRGSLHPPVAAAMARLAHLAPGHHVVDPFCGAGTLLLEAHQLEPTATYVGLDRDPAAIKAARCNGSRTPITWRTGDAQHLNAPADRIITNPPWDVRLPIGDLTPYTRRWRQTLHPNGLLITILNHHQTAHLTTDWTIHAQHALTVAGRHPQILVAAPRTRRGPQIGGGFLAP; encoded by the coding sequence ATGCAGTTGGTGCTGGTGCGGACCGTCACGGGGTTGGAACGGCTGGCGGCCGAGGAACTGGCCGTCGCAGGTCATCGAGTGGTCGAGGTCGGCAAGCGACAGGTTGTCGTCGAGCCCGCGTCCGAGTCGATCACCGAATCACCGCCACAGTTGGCGGACGACCTGTTCGTTGTGTACGGCGTGACGCCGGATCCTGGGCGCGCGAAGGCCGGAGTAGGTGCTGCAGTGCGTGCGTCCGTGCAGCAGGCACCGGTTGATCCCGGGGCGTTCGCGGTATCGGCGTCGTTCCAGGGAACGCGCAACTTCAACCGCTACGACGTCGAGGACCTGGTAGGCGAGCGGCTGGCTCGGCTCACCGGCGGGCGGTACTACTCGCGACGACACGGCGTCGCGCCGCCAGACGAGCGCTCCGAGTGGCGCGTCGTACTGGACGGAAAGACGCTGTGGGTCGGCCTGCGCCCGTACGGCGCACCACTGCATCGACGGACGTGGCGCCAACAAACAGTACGAGGAAGCCTGCACCCACCCGTGGCCGCCGCAATGGCCCGACTAGCGCACCTCGCACCCGGACACCACGTCGTAGACCCGTTCTGCGGAGCCGGCACGCTACTCCTCGAAGCCCACCAACTCGAGCCAACCGCGACGTACGTCGGCCTCGACCGAGACCCTGCCGCGATCAAGGCCGCTCGCTGCAACGGGTCCCGAACTCCCATCACCTGGCGCACCGGCGACGCACAACACCTGAACGCTCCCGCAGACCGCATCATCACCAACCCACCCTGGGACGTCCGGCTCCCCATCGGCGACCTCACGCCGTACACCCGCCGATGGCGCCAAACCCTCCACCCCAACGGCCTACTCATCACCATCCTCAACCACCACCAGACCGCCCACCTGACCACCGACTGGACGATCCACGCCCAACACGCCCTAACCGTCGCCGGCCGCCACCCACAAATCCTCGTAGCCGCACCCCGCACCCGCCGCGGCCCGCAGATCGGTGGAGGGTTTCTGGCGCCATAG